TCATGCCAAGAAGCGATGATGTGAGATTCCCTCTTTGACTTGCAGATCCCCTCAAGTATGCTGGAAGGCCAAGCCACCTCGAGGTCAACATATTCGCAAGCTGATCTAAGACCAAGTCGGACCATCGCTTCGTACGCCTCGGGGTTATCGGATGATGCCATCCCACCTTGCTCCTTTGATCGTACCGAGAAAACGATAGGCAAGTTGGTAGCGAGTCGCAAGCTTGAGAGTTGTTTAGCAACATAAGATTCTGGAGCAAGTGTAGGCGAGGTGGGAGCAACTCCGGATGGACTCAGCAAGTCCACTCGAAGTTCGACCGCATCAGCGCCTTCCGTCAATTCAGAAATGTAGGGGAGAGCAGGATGAAGGTCCGggaaagtgagtgagaggaaagatgtcGGATTATTGGAACCAAGTCGAGGCCGGTTCGTGATTTGACCAGTGATGAACTTGAAAAACCGCTCGCATTCTGCTCGCATAGCTTGATGATGCTCGTCGACAGATTGAGATCCGATCGCTTCAAGTACGTTGAAGAACTCATGACTCGAACATTCGGCGTACCAGGGCTCTCGACGCTTGTAGACATCTGCAAAGCTTTCGTTCCAGTTTGGTCGAGCAGCAGTGCTACCAATCGAAGTTAGATAACCATCGATAgcttcgacctctcgaGTGACATGCACAACATGTCCGCCTTTGGCCACATGCGCAGCGAGGATCTGCCGGGCAACTGGAGTCTCGACGACACCTCCCCCAAGAGCAATGACATGGTTGCCCTTTTTCTCTTGGACATATCGTCCAAGTATCTCCGTTTCAGTCTTTCGAAATGCCTCCCACCCGTTGGCGGCAACAAAGTCTGAAACAGACGACTTCGTTTCCTCAGCAAAAGTGTCGTCCGCATCGGTGAATTCACCGCCAAGGATGTCGGCAGCCATACGACCGATATAAGTCTTGCCCGCGCCTCGCATACCGATCAGAAAGATGGGTCGATCGCTCTGAGACTGATCGGCAGAAACGGCAGACTTGCCGGAGGTAGAAGCTTGGTTATGGGTGTCTAGTTCGACACCATCGACTGCAATACCGATCTACGACAATCAACGTCAGTCTGCAGTTGGCGGCTCTACAGGTGACTCAACACACCTTGTTCTGGAGATCATCCCAGAAGTTCGGCCATGTCTTCTCGAcacatctcttctcctcgatgaTGGTTTTGTCGATGACGCAAGCCAACACACTGAACGCCATAGCGACGCGATGATCGTCGTAGCAGTGGATCGAAGCGCCGCGGGTGAGGGATGATTCTGGCTTGCCGAAGACAATGATACCGTCTTCGAACTCGTCAGTCTCCACACCGAACTTGGCTGCGTGGCATATATCAGCACCTGACACAATCTCCCATGACAAGGTTATTACTCACCAAGCTGATCTCTCATCGCCTTGATTCTGTTGCATTCCTTAACACGCTGGTTGGCAATCCCGTAGATTCTTGAACCATTAGCGGGAAGCCCTTCGACTTGTCTGATAGGTAGAGCAGGAAGCGACGCTACGGCAGCAAGGACCGACGCGGTGAGGAAAGCGTCGGTCATCGGCTCCATATCGACATTGCCGAGAGCTCGTAGCTGACCGACAGGAGGCCCGGTGACCTTAGTAGAAGTAGCCGTTTGCTCGACGGTACAGCCCATGGGCTCCAGAACCTCTTTAGCGAATCGAGCATCGCCTTGAAGGGAGCTGGAACCGATGTTTGAAATGGTGCAGGTCGTACCAGTGATAGCAGCGATAGCAAGAGGGTAAGTAGCACTAGAGGCATCGGACTCTACACTGTAGTTCTCAGGATTGATGTACTGTCCTTTGGGGATGACGTAGACGTCGAGGAATTTACCCTCGCTATCTTTTTGGCGCTGAACGGTGATACCGAACTCTGCCATCATAGCAGTCGTCATGTCGATGTAAGGCTGAGAAATGACCTGGCCACCAGTCAACTCAAGAGTGACTTCCTCGGCAGCGTACGGAGCGCAAAGGAGGATTGAGGAGACGTATTGCGAAGAGACACTGGCGGCGAGCTTGATATGACCACCACGGAAACCGTCGGTGTCGATCTGCAGCGGGAGACATCCGACTGTCTCAACATACTTGACTTGAGCACCGTTGGCTATCAAAGCGTCAACAAGAGGACCGATAGGTCTTTGCTTCATCCTGGCGTTACCAGTGATGATAGTCGACTTCTCGACAGACGCAGCACCTGAAACCATGGCACAAACTGTGGTAAGGAATCGACTGGCTGTGCCGGCATTTCCGAGATAGAGCTCCTTGCCCTTAGCGGGCGCGGAGAGCgtaccaccaccgccttcCACGACAATGGTGTCGCCTCCATCCTCCCACGAAAAGACTGCACCCTGCCAGAAATGTCAGCTGTTTGCCGCTCAATATCCAAGTAGCGGtccagctgaccttgagCTCGACAAGAGCGTTCATCATGACGGCAGTGTCATCCGAATGCAACAGGTTCCTGACCCTGCAGGTACCCTTTCCAAGCGCAGCGAGAACAAGAGCTCGATTGGATATACTCTTACTTCCGGGAGTGGCCATCGTGATGGGTGACTTGGTTGGGGTACCAGCGATGACGGTGGCAGCCTCGCAAAGGACCTTCCGGATGATGGGATCAGCGACGACTGAGGCTTTCTCCTCGTAGGTCTTTCCGATTCTGGACAGCAAGACGATTTTCTTTGCTGGACCAGAgttcttcttgtcgatACGCATGATATCGAGCAGTCGATCAACCGACAGTTGACTGGAAGCGGGGAGCGAGGTGATTCTTCTGtcagaaagagagatgggcAATCCGTACGCTTGAAGACATCTTGTCAAACGACCGACCGCAACTTGACTCAGTATACCGAGCTGTCTCGCAACTTCAGCCTCAAGGATGATACCGACCGAGACGCATTCGCCGTGCAGCATCGCTGGGGTGAGGACAGCCTCAATAGCATGACCGATCGTGTGACCAAAGTTGACTAGGTTTCGAAGACCGGTCTCTCGTTCGTCGATGGTGACGATGTGGGCTTTGACATAGATCGAGCCGGAAACGACTTGCAGGAGCAGGGATTGGGCgtgagatcgatcagagGCGAAACGACCAGCCGTagtggaggttgaggggCGGGTTGACGCTGCGAGGGAGATCTCAGCGGAGCGAGATTCGAGCAGGGCGAAGTCGTCGTCCTTCCAGATCGCAGCGGTCTACAGTACGACAGAATCAGTATCGTCCCCATAAATTAGACAAGTAGACCataactcaccttgacaaCCTCAGCCATGCCGTTCGACACCTCTCTGGGCGGAAGGGTAGTGAGAAAAGCGAGATCCACGAAGATATAAGAAGGTTGCCAGAAAGCACCTATCAGGTTCTTGCCATGATGAGTGTCGATGGCTGTCTTGCCTCCGACCGAGGAGTCGACCATGGCAAGCAAAGTGGTCGGGATCTGGACGAACTTGACGCCGCGCATGCTACGTCGGCTCATCTCGTTAGCAGTGGTCAGGCTTTGAAGTGTCTGGTGTACTTTCGCTTTCCATACGCTCGTACCAGGGAAAACTCACAAAGTGGCAGCGACGAAACCCGTCAAGTCACCGATGACACCACCTCCAAAGGCGAGCACGACTGTATCTCTCGTACATTTCTGATCCAACATCCAATCTTCGATCCCTTCTTTCACCTTCCTGCTCTTCGCCCCTTCTCCAGGTGCGACTTCGTACACCAGAAACCTAGCTTTGCTCCCAGCTTTGGCCGAAGCTTGGTCGAAAGCGGCTTTCAGGTCATTTAGATAAAGAGCGGATAGATTCGTAtcggtgatgaggacgtaagaagaggagggaagggtgGTAGTGATCGTCTCGAAGATGTatgggaagagatggaatcCGACGTGGATAGATTCAGATCCAAGGATCGAGATTTTCAGGACGTCggcagatgaagaagacatcCTGGATAGAGACGTCCCTCTCGTAGAGTACGTTGTCGAATCGAGGACGGTATGTGTGCTACCTTGTGGTCTGGGACACGACCTCTTTTCTGTTTCGACAGATCGACCAGTGTTGATGAGTTGAGTCGGAAGCGGTTGGACTTTTGCTGGACTTTGTTGCAGCGAGGTTTCCCTGAATTTCGGTTTGAATGGCGGAGATGACGATCAAACTCCGATTGAAACGTCCGCACCAAGATGGATCATGATAATGTTGTCGTCGGAGGTAGGTGCAACGCGTCTGGGGTGTGATCACCGTGTTCAATCACTGCAGGTCCTCGTCAACGACAGCTGTCTGAAAAGCAATCGCTGCGCTTGTCAGACAAAAGATGACACTCATCAGCGTATTCGTCACCTCGCCCGACACCCACTCCGAACGTCGAATAGATTCAGACTTTACTGTTCAACAACTCAAGGTAAGCTGTCATTGCCCAGATTGCATTGACGGGACGTTGCAGCTGACATGATTTTGCGTGATCTCCATAGGACAAACTTACACCTATTACCGGTATCTCACCTCACTATCAAGTCCTGAAGCTCTACCGTTCCACCGAGAGCCCCGCTTCTGAAGCCCCACTGGCGAGCTTGGATGATGCTTCACGGTCCTTGGCGAGTTATGGAATAGAAGAATGGAATTgtatcaaggtgagctgcacGCTAGGGACCACCTGGGCGGTCTTTAGTGACACGGCATATGCTGATGGTCACATGTCTCGGGACATAGGTTGAGAACATCGATCCCAATTTCAGACCTGGAGAATTTACAGATGAATCCAACCTCGAGAGATTTGAGCTTAGTAATGCTGAATATGAGGCTCGTCAAGGTCGGTTCACCTTGGGACCTTGGAGTGAGAGATGTGATTCCAGGAATAATTCGACATACGAGTGTTCCTGTGTGCCCAGTATACAAAGCGGACTGACACCTGATCCCCTTTGGCAGACACCGTTCTGTCCCATCTAAAAGCCAACAAACTAGGTCGATTTGCCGACGTGCCCGCCAGCCTCacccatccacctccacctccgctcTCCGCTCCATCTTCTATAGCGCCCGGCGCACGATGTGAGGTCATAcatggcgatgatggattAGGGAAAAGAGGAACAGTGCGATTTGTTGGCGAAGCAAAGATCGGTAGAGGAGGAGTATGGGTTGGTGTCGAGTTGGATGAACCGATGGGtaaaggggaaggagagtgagTTCTCTGCCTCTGCGGGAGATTCTGCCACACTCTACGATGCGGACAACACCAGCTAGGCTACTATGAGAACGAGTGGGATAGAAAAAAGCTGATAACGCGTCATCACTAGGGTGGAAGGTATACGATACTTCTCATGCTCGCCTCGCCACGCGGTCTTTGTTCGACCAGAAAAGGTCAAGGTTGGAGATTATCCAGAAGAGGATCTGATGgcagatgacgatgaagacgagataTGAAACATAAATGCATGATGGTACTGTACACATTGGCTCGATACACGAGATGTACCACAGAGGTGAACAAAAGAAGTACCTGGTGGGCGTGATTGATGGGAGGGCAAGGATTGATCGAGTATGTTTCGGTGGAGGTGACCTTCATCATTCGCGGATCACGCTGAGCTGGCAGTGAGTCTACTGTATATCTGCTTATTAACACTTACTTAACGATAGCACATTGTTGCTAGCGGTTCCTGCTGTACATCACACCTGCAGACGGTCATATCACGCCTCGTaatcatcgtcgtcatcgtcgtcgcttCCCGCATCACTAAGtgtctcgtcgtcgtcctcgtcccaGTCCACCTGTGCCTCCCTGGTATTACCCTTGCTTGTTCGTTCCCTCTCAGCCCTCACTTTCAGGACTTgcgtctcttcctcggaaTCGAGTTGCATCtctgcttcatcatcttcctcaccagGTGGAGTCATCGGTCCAATCTGAGAAGTGGCCGCAGTGGAAGGTGAAGTCGACTGAGCATGCTGGGTTTCCGACGAGTCTTGCCAGAGCGCTCGACCATCCCGAAGTGCAGGAAGAATGGTCTATAGCGCGCCATCAGCTCTCATACATTGGCTGTCTGCCAACTTCGCTAGCTGACAACTCACATGATGGTATAGTTCATGCAATTCAGTTCCGCTGAACCcactttcttcctcggacgatttcttccccttcccgCCCTTACTACTCaccgccttcttctcaacgCCATGTCCAATCTTTCCGATTGTCTTACTTAGTTCATGCCAGTCGCAAGTCTTGGAAGCTTCCAGTTTGGCAATGATGATCTTGAGCACGAGGTCTTTGTCGAGGTTGAGAGTGAGGTCGTCCGTGGCGGTATCAGAATTGGAACCAGGTCTaggcgaagaaggctcGACTGGTTTCCTCTTGTTCTTGGTGTTGTTGGTGTCCTTGGGTGTTTTCGTTTTCGTTGAGAGTCGGGACTTGAATCCCGCGTTGGGAATACTCTTGTTAGTCTTGGTGTAAGCAGCTTTGGCCGTGCGACTGTATGTCTTGGTTGGTTTCGGCATATCGCTGGATGTGAGTCtcgagaagagaatgaGATCAGTCTATGAGCTGTTGACACTGGAAGAGTAGCAGCGTGAAGAAAAgtagaagaaggagaatggagaaagaaagcacgaggaagagggaagatgagagggagaggaagggatgataTCAGCCGGTTCCTCCGGGTGGTCCGAGCGTTAGTTACCACCATCAGTCAATAATGCTTCCTCATTCTCCACTTGTCGCTTGAAAGTGCTATCGACGATTTCGACTCGCGTaaatctctttctctttcgcAGATATCCACTACACTGCctacctctttctcttAGTAAGATCGTTCATCTACcgcaactcacctcatcgctcatcgctcatctcATATCTCGTTTCAAAGATGCCCAAAGTCgcaaagaaagagagatcaTCGGGGGCACCTTGCCATCGCCCCTCCAACAGCCTCGACAAGCAGAGCACCATCGGAACTACCAGAATCAAACCTCCTGCAATGGGTCCTGGGAGTAAGAAAGGAGATTACGACAAACGGTTGCTGGTGACCCTTGTTCTCAAAGTCAGTTCCACTTAGTCCTATCTCACAATGTCTGCAGAGTATGGCTGGGGGTCGCAGCTCGCTGATGCGATACTGACGAGATCATCCTGATTGTAGAGTGCCAAGGATATCCAGTGGGAATCACTCGGATCTCGCATCGGAAAGACTGCTGTTCGTGGGTAACACAGTCTTTCGTTCGCCATCTCCCCTCAACGTAGCTACGGGCATCAACAATGCGTGCTTGGGACGTCAAGCTGACCTCTTCTGCGATTCTCTtttctcgtccttctcacATATCTTCTGCCGCAGAGTGTAAGGACGTTTGGCGCAAAGTCATCCATCCA
The Kwoniella newhampshirensis strain CBS 13917 chromosome 1, whole genome shotgun sequence DNA segment above includes these coding regions:
- a CDS encoding pentafunctional AROM polypeptide translates to MSSSSADVLKISILGSESIHVGFHLFPYIFETITTTLPSSSYVLITDTNLSALYLNDLKAAFDQASAKAGSKARFLVYEVAPGEGAKSRKVKEGIEDWMLDQKCTRDTVVLAFGGGVIGDLTGFVAATFMRGVKFVQIPTTLLAMVDSSVGGKTAIDTHHGKNLIGAFWQPSYIFVDLAFLTTLPPREVSNGMAEVVKTAAIWKDDDFALLESRSAEISLAASTRPSTSTTAGRFASDRSHAQSLLLQVVSGSIYVKAHIVTIDERETGLRNLVNFGHTIGHAIEAVLTPAMLHGECVSVGIILEAEVARQLGILSQVAVGRLTRCLQAYGLPISLSDRRITSLPASSQLSVDRLLDIMRIDKKNSGPAKKIVLLSRIGKTYEEKASVVADPIIRKVLCEAATVIAGTPTKSPITMATPGSKSISNRALVLAALGKGTCRVRNLLHSDDTAVMMNALVELKGAVFSWEDGGDTIVVEGGGGTLSAPAKGKELYLGNAGTASRFLTTVCAMVSGAASVEKSTIITGNARMKQRPIGPLVDALIANGAQVKYVETVGCLPLQIDTDGFRGGHIKLAASVSSQYVSSILLCAPYAAEEVTLELTGGQVISQPYIDMTTAMMAEFGITVQRQKDSEGKFLDVYVIPKGQYINPENYSVESDASSATYPLAIAAITGTTCTISNIGSSSLQGDARFAKEVLEPMGCTVEQTATSTKVTGPPVGQLRALGNVDMEPMTDAFLTASVLAAVASLPALPIRQVEGLPANGSRIYGIANQRVKECNRIKAMRDQLAKFGVETDEFEDGIIVFGKPESSLTRGASIHCYDDHRVAMAFSVLACVIDKTIIEEKRCVEKTWPNFWDDLQNKIGIAVDGVELDTHNQASTSGKSAVSADQSQSDRPIFLIGMRGAGKTYIGRMAADILGGEFTDADDTFAEETKSSVSDFVAANGWEAFRKTETEILGRYVQEKKGNHVIALGGGVVETPVARQILAAHVAKGGHVVHVTREVEAIDGYLTSIGSTAARPNWNESFADVYKRREPWYAECSSHEFFNVLEAIGSQSVDEHHQAMRAECERFFKFITGQITNRPRLGSNNPTSFLSLTFPDLHPALPYISELTEGADAVELRVDLLSPSGVAPTSPTLAPESYVAKQLSSLRLATNLPIVFSVRSKEQGGMASSDNPEAYEAMVRLGLRSACEYVDLEVAWPSSILEGICKSKRESHIIASWHDWTGDMAWDGPEVKAKHALCAKYGDVTKIVGTAKTAFDNSKLSYFVADVLSQPDAKPILAINMGAAGQLSRVMNPVLTPITHAALPSRAAPGQLTAREVNTARSLIGLLPKRRFYLFGSPIAHSVSPTLHNTGFTALGLPHLYDLHESAQVDQGVLDIIRSPDFGGASVTIPLKLDVIPHLDTVSEDVKIIGAVNTVVPLADGKLHGENTDWVAIHSAAKKNLLVDPSTTSALVIGAGGTCRAAIYAVHKLGVKTIYLFNRTTENAEKVKASFPTEYNVVVIDSLSSASFSTTGPPPSVVISTVPGDSLTLSPSSTEGIYLDPEAVLGTKNGVAIDLAYKPYETALIKLASEKGWKAVPGVEILVLQGCEQFRLWTGKRAPEAKIRKGVMDKYLA